One Bdellovibrio bacteriovorus str. Tiberius DNA segment encodes these proteins:
- a CDS encoding tetratricopeptide repeat protein yields MSRIQVTWVVKTRKGQVKGPYSTEAILKMIGEGVFSGQEMISKLPDGQWTLISKEPAFYDKLLEALEGVVDVDPKKAQKMEAETVIVQAPKTPRNNTNPHSAPSADSFANIQPQKPLLQQIDVLDTPAYVPPAQKIASVSSGDSKSDSVIELSNIKNMEKGEIAKSLKIPALILMVVIVLGVFLLWDTGPADGSKIHLLAPGKSTATLSDQQIKEKLNEALFAMEQDTFESYVAAQNKLVSIVEGAPMNIEVRALLCVVYFELWPFAVQDAQDIKTIAGITQATRALNVISPFGQVCESVKLMTAGRYKEAKGTIEATLEGSEPFSLLPVLYDFKAELLAGEKDFVNAVPYYEKAAQLWEKWLHPQVALAEALYHQGDFTSAAGILRNVLAKNPKHKEAKVFAGIVEYNGFKKSDTAYAFLNSALESKGRIPSLIEAEGFGALAEIFVLRGEKKKALEVAQRAFGLNPNNGELRQLVIRLGGTDKVKGEKGRNNELLYLGDQYVRQGDFLAAQAEFKAAFEADPKNGTAAMKAAKALWQLNQSFEAIEWLNKAIKAEPKLVSAYVLQADYMSQRFDFIGALQILTNAMRIAPNNYEVLRGLAQLEFRKNNMPGTVNYALRAAKAYDGDIDTYILLAKANGLLARSIMPINKKEIERKENASKDAIRYATKAVEIDATNPEAQITYAKMLAQTNGVDSGITYLNELIKRFSYTLDYRIALAEVYKSEDRYSQAKDIYEKVAEADPRNKKAWLGLGESEKALGLNDKALKAFLSAAVLDPTDGEALFQAGKLYLETSRFEEAIQQFKRVQRLNANYPRTHYYVGKAAFASGDFATALEASKSEKKLNPNVADSYILAAEVFTARRQYAECAAEYSTAMKLRPQGADIYVKSAQCYRQSGSLDVAEDMLALASARESGYAEIYREQGAIYEMKGDTRSAAQAYNKYLGLSPNALDRAEIEAKIMRLGN; encoded by the coding sequence ATGTCACGCATTCAGGTCACTTGGGTTGTTAAAACTAGAAAAGGTCAGGTCAAAGGACCTTACTCTACTGAAGCCATTCTTAAAATGATTGGTGAGGGTGTCTTTTCCGGTCAGGAGATGATTTCAAAACTTCCCGATGGCCAATGGACTTTGATTTCCAAAGAGCCTGCTTTCTATGACAAACTTCTGGAAGCTTTGGAAGGCGTCGTTGATGTCGATCCGAAAAAAGCCCAGAAGATGGAAGCTGAAACCGTGATCGTGCAGGCGCCGAAAACTCCGCGCAACAACACGAACCCTCACAGCGCCCCTTCTGCCGATAGCTTTGCGAACATTCAACCGCAAAAGCCATTGTTGCAGCAAATCGACGTGCTGGATACGCCGGCCTATGTTCCTCCGGCGCAGAAGATTGCTTCCGTCAGCTCGGGTGATTCCAAGTCTGATTCGGTGATTGAACTTTCCAATATTAAGAACATGGAAAAAGGCGAGATCGCCAAGTCCCTGAAAATCCCCGCTTTGATTTTGATGGTGGTGATTGTTCTGGGGGTGTTCTTGCTATGGGACACCGGTCCCGCGGACGGATCCAAGATTCATCTTTTAGCACCCGGCAAGTCCACCGCCACGCTTTCAGATCAGCAGATCAAAGAAAAGCTGAACGAAGCCCTGTTTGCGATGGAGCAAGACACGTTTGAATCTTACGTGGCAGCTCAAAACAAACTGGTCAGCATCGTTGAAGGTGCGCCGATGAACATCGAAGTGCGTGCACTTCTTTGTGTGGTGTACTTTGAGTTGTGGCCGTTTGCGGTTCAAGATGCCCAGGATATTAAAACCATCGCCGGGATCACTCAAGCCACGCGGGCTTTGAATGTAATCAGCCCGTTTGGACAGGTGTGTGAATCAGTAAAGCTGATGACGGCGGGCCGCTACAAAGAAGCCAAGGGCACTATCGAGGCGACGCTGGAAGGGTCTGAACCTTTTTCGCTGTTGCCGGTGCTTTATGATTTCAAGGCCGAGCTTTTGGCGGGTGAAAAAGACTTTGTCAATGCCGTGCCTTACTATGAAAAAGCCGCCCAGCTTTGGGAAAAATGGCTGCATCCGCAGGTCGCCTTGGCTGAAGCGCTTTACCATCAGGGGGATTTCACTTCGGCTGCCGGTATTCTTAGAAATGTTCTGGCAAAAAACCCCAAACACAAAGAAGCCAAAGTGTTTGCCGGGATCGTGGAATACAACGGCTTTAAAAAATCCGATACAGCTTATGCGTTTTTGAATTCTGCCCTGGAATCAAAAGGTCGCATCCCGTCTTTGATTGAGGCGGAAGGTTTCGGCGCGTTGGCTGAAATCTTTGTTCTGCGTGGAGAGAAAAAGAAAGCTCTGGAAGTCGCGCAAAGAGCCTTCGGATTAAATCCCAACAACGGCGAACTTCGCCAGTTGGTGATCCGTCTGGGTGGTACCGACAAGGTGAAGGGCGAAAAAGGCCGTAACAACGAATTGCTTTATCTGGGTGATCAGTACGTGCGCCAAGGGGACTTCCTGGCAGCCCAAGCCGAATTCAAAGCGGCCTTTGAGGCGGATCCCAAGAACGGAACCGCCGCGATGAAGGCGGCCAAAGCGTTGTGGCAACTGAATCAAAGTTTTGAAGCGATCGAGTGGTTGAATAAAGCCATTAAGGCAGAACCAAAACTGGTGTCCGCTTACGTGCTTCAGGCTGACTATATGTCTCAGCGTTTTGATTTCATCGGGGCCTTGCAGATTCTGACTAATGCCATGCGAATTGCGCCCAATAACTATGAAGTTTTGCGGGGACTGGCGCAGCTGGAGTTCCGCAAAAACAACATGCCTGGCACCGTGAACTATGCCCTGCGTGCGGCGAAAGCTTATGATGGGGATATTGATACTTATATCTTGCTGGCGAAAGCCAATGGCCTGCTGGCCCGTTCAATCATGCCGATCAACAAAAAGGAAATTGAGCGTAAAGAGAATGCCTCTAAAGATGCGATCCGCTATGCCACCAAGGCTGTGGAAATTGATGCGACCAATCCGGAAGCTCAAATCACTTACGCCAAGATGCTGGCGCAGACCAACGGGGTGGATTCCGGGATCACTTACCTGAACGAGCTGATCAAGCGCTTTTCGTACACTCTGGATTACCGAATCGCTTTGGCGGAAGTATATAAATCCGAAGATCGCTACAGTCAGGCCAAGGACATTTATGAAAAGGTCGCCGAGGCCGATCCGCGCAACAAGAAAGCATGGTTGGGCTTGGGTGAAAGTGAAAAGGCTTTGGGATTAAACGACAAAGCCCTGAAGGCGTTCTTAAGTGCCGCCGTTTTGGATCCCACTGATGGGGAGGCTTTATTCCAGGCCGGGAAACTGTATCTGGAAACCAGCCGTTTTGAAGAGGCCATTCAGCAGTTTAAACGGGTGCAGCGTCTGAACGCCAACTACCCGCGCACGCACTATTATGTTGGTAAGGCGGCGTTTGCTTCGGGGGATTTTGCGACGGCTCTGGAAGCGTCCAAGTCCGAGAAGAAGCTGAATCCGAACGTGGCTGATTCCTATATTCTGGCAGCGGAAGTGTTCACCGCCCGCCGGCAGTATGCCGAATGTGCGGCAGAGTACTCAACCGCCATGAAGCTTCGTCCGCAAGGGGCGGATATTTACGTGAAGTCCGCCCAGTGTTACCGCCAGTCGGGATCCCTGGATGTGGCTGAAGACATGCTGGCTCTGGCATCGGCCCGCGAAAGCGGATATGCGGAAATCTACCGGGAGCAAGGGGCCATTTACGAAATGAAGGGCGACACCCGCTCTGCGGCGCAGGCCTACAATAAATATCTTGGCCTCTCGCCAAATGCTTTGGATCGTGCTGAAATAGAAGCGAAAATCATGAGACTGGGCAACTAG
- the serS gene encoding serine--tRNA ligase: protein MIDIKLLEKKAETGTSYYDEYKQGLVNRGASTEVLEQIMELNKKRKELITQAETAKASQNKLSGEIGKIKREGGDASAILAEVDVLKTQVKELEAKAAEADQQVTNLALVIPNKPHSSVPVGSSEKDNKEIKVVGTPTQFSFKAKEHWELGEALNIIDFERAGKTTGTRFAFLKGAAAQMERALIQFMMDKHSMKHGYTEMIPPFMVNSNSLLGTGNFPKFKEDVFHLEGSDLYLIPTAEVPVTNYYNNEILDEKDLPQSFCAYSPCFRSEAGSAGRDTKGLIRQHQFDKVELMVFAHPDKSHEVHEALTSHAEQILMDLELPFRRVLLCTGDMGFGSAKTYDLEVWLPGQNAYREISSCSNFEDFQARRANIRFRSAGGKPQFVHTLNGSALAVGRTLVAILENYQREDGSVGIPKALQPYMGGRTEIRK, encoded by the coding sequence ATGATTGATATTAAACTTCTTGAGAAAAAAGCTGAAACCGGAACTTCTTACTATGATGAATACAAGCAGGGTCTTGTGAATCGTGGTGCTTCGACCGAAGTTCTTGAGCAGATCATGGAGCTTAATAAAAAGCGTAAAGAACTGATCACTCAGGCGGAAACGGCCAAAGCCAGTCAGAACAAACTCAGCGGTGAGATTGGCAAAATCAAACGCGAAGGCGGCGACGCTTCTGCTATTTTGGCGGAAGTCGACGTTTTGAAAACCCAGGTGAAAGAGCTTGAAGCCAAGGCTGCGGAAGCCGACCAGCAAGTGACAAACCTGGCGTTGGTGATTCCGAACAAGCCGCATTCTTCTGTGCCTGTGGGTTCTTCTGAAAAAGACAATAAAGAGATCAAAGTTGTTGGCACTCCGACCCAGTTTTCTTTCAAGGCGAAAGAACACTGGGAACTGGGTGAAGCGCTGAACATTATTGATTTCGAGCGTGCAGGTAAAACCACCGGCACTCGTTTTGCCTTCCTGAAAGGGGCGGCGGCGCAAATGGAGCGCGCGTTGATCCAGTTCATGATGGACAAACACTCCATGAAACATGGTTACACCGAAATGATTCCTCCGTTCATGGTGAACAGCAACAGTTTGTTGGGCACCGGGAACTTCCCGAAATTCAAAGAAGACGTGTTCCATCTGGAAGGCTCTGACTTGTATCTGATTCCAACCGCGGAAGTGCCGGTGACGAATTACTACAACAACGAGATCCTGGATGAAAAAGATCTGCCACAAAGCTTCTGTGCGTATTCTCCGTGCTTCCGTTCTGAAGCGGGCTCAGCGGGTCGCGACACCAAAGGTCTGATTCGTCAGCACCAGTTCGACAAGGTTGAATTGATGGTGTTTGCTCATCCGGACAAGTCCCATGAAGTTCACGAGGCTTTGACCTCCCACGCTGAACAGATCCTGATGGATCTGGAGCTTCCGTTCCGTCGTGTGCTTCTGTGCACCGGGGACATGGGCTTTGGATCTGCGAAAACTTATGATCTGGAAGTATGGTTGCCGGGTCAGAATGCGTATCGTGAGATCAGCTCTTGCTCTAACTTCGAAGATTTCCAGGCTCGTCGCGCGAACATCCGCTTCCGCAGTGCGGGTGGTAAACCTCAGTTCGTTCACACCCTGAACGGCTCTGCTTTGGCGGTGGGAAGAACCTTGGTGGCCATCCTGGAAAACTACCAGCGTGAAGACGGTTCTGTGGGCATTCCTAAGGCTTTGCAGCCTTATATGGGCGGCCGTACGGAGATTCGTAAGTAA
- a CDS encoding DUF4476 domain-containing protein has product MSVLSKICVSLMALAFLAGCDSGGGGSKDGNNNTNGKPSVKNRINWSSIPSKYNPSIEDVEFRVDGYEKINVNVFGFDDDVEVVYSKDLPADSGFLRIYRVWAKSASWGSVNERPNGTTLDLIGNGSYSCSIATSNREIVQLEGGCYVRIQVFMPAGAEIEVYNVNKLMTKRFFAIKTDVMLEQLDRASRDEDKFAVIETYLASYRGLKKKPEMQAVQLGDVVSEFPFSEGKFKALRLLHATVVDRENLSKMIEDRFSYFDRAEARRIVGI; this is encoded by the coding sequence ATGTCGGTTCTTTCCAAGATCTGTGTTTCATTGATGGCTTTGGCATTTCTTGCTGGCTGTGACAGCGGCGGCGGTGGTTCTAAAGATGGCAACAACAACACCAACGGAAAACCCAGCGTAAAAAACCGCATCAATTGGTCTTCCATTCCTTCCAAATACAATCCCTCTATTGAAGACGTTGAGTTCCGCGTGGACGGTTATGAAAAGATCAACGTGAACGTCTTTGGTTTTGATGACGACGTGGAAGTGGTCTATTCCAAAGATCTGCCTGCCGACTCCGGATTCCTGCGTATCTATCGTGTCTGGGCGAAATCGGCTTCCTGGGGTTCTGTGAATGAAAGACCCAACGGCACCACTTTGGATCTGATTGGTAACGGCAGCTATTCTTGTTCTATAGCCACCAGCAACCGTGAAATCGTGCAGCTTGAAGGCGGCTGTTATGTGCGCATTCAGGTCTTCATGCCAGCGGGTGCCGAAATCGAGGTTTATAACGTCAACAAACTGATGACCAAAAGATTCTTTGCCATCAAAACGGATGTGATGCTGGAACAACTCGACAGAGCCTCCCGGGATGAAGACAAGTTTGCGGTGATTGAAACTTATCTGGCTTCTTATCGCGGGTTGAAAAAGAAACCGGAAATGCAGGCGGTTCAGCTGGGTGACGTGGTATCTGAATTCCCGTTCTCTGAAGGAAAATTCAAAGCGCTTCGTTTGTTGCATGCGACAGTTGTGGACCGAGAAAACCTGTCCAAGATGATTGAAGACAGATTCAGTTACTTCGATCGCGCAGAGGCCCGCCGCATCGTCGGGATCTGA
- a CDS encoding DedA family protein translates to MELIDIILHLDKHIAEWIVFFGPWLYVILFLIIFAETGLVVTPFLPGDSLLFALGAFTAVEGGLNLWVILISLTIAGILGDTVNYHIGKYLGPKVFESDSRFFKKKYLEQTHAFYERWGAFTIVAARFAPIVRTFAPFVAGIGEMEYRKFIVYNIGGAIAWVWIFVLAGHFFGNLPVVKQNFHIVIFGVIGVSLLPMVWPWVSSKFKKA, encoded by the coding sequence ATGGAACTCATTGATATTATATTGCACCTTGATAAGCACATCGCTGAATGGATCGTTTTCTTCGGACCATGGCTGTATGTGATTCTTTTCCTGATCATCTTTGCCGAAACCGGCCTGGTGGTGACACCGTTCCTGCCGGGGGATTCCCTGCTGTTTGCACTGGGTGCTTTCACCGCGGTGGAAGGTGGTTTGAATCTTTGGGTGATTCTGATCAGTCTGACCATCGCCGGGATTCTGGGCGACACCGTGAACTATCATATCGGGAAGTATTTAGGACCGAAGGTCTTTGAGTCGGACTCCCGCTTCTTCAAGAAAAAATATCTGGAACAAACCCATGCCTTCTATGAGCGCTGGGGAGCTTTTACAATTGTAGCTGCCCGTTTTGCTCCGATCGTTCGCACGTTTGCACCGTTTGTTGCTGGTATCGGTGAAATGGAATACCGCAAGTTCATCGTTTACAACATCGGTGGCGCGATTGCGTGGGTGTGGATCTTTGTTCTGGCAGGTCACTTCTTCGGAAATCTTCCGGTGGTGAAGCAGAACTTCCATATCGTGATCTTCGGTGTGATCGGTGTTTCTTTGTTGCCGATGGTGTGGCCGTGGGTTTCAAGTAAATTCAAGAAAGCCTAG